One Bemisia tabaci chromosome 4, PGI_BMITA_v3 genomic window, TACACATTAGTTAGGCTATTGCATTACATTTCAGCCTGGCATTCATAAATTTGACGACAGTAATATTGATAGTGAGACACTCACACAACGCATCTcatttgcagtgttttaaaatctctgctcctatttaatttttttaaaggagaaacaaATCAACATGATTTCttcaagttttcaaagaattttctccgcacagagagaggaaaaatcaaggtagCTTTTAAGCGTTGACATTGAGTAGCTTTCTATTTGACAAATAAAGTACGCCAGGAAGTCTGCACAGTCTCAAaccaagatacatggtttgaaagtttcatGGCCAACATGTACCTTCAAATAAAATTGGGTCTGATTGATTTGATTTAAAGATTTAAAACGTTGCTCAGAGTATACATTCAAAGCATTTCATAGTCTCATTTACCAGTGCCCTgattaagaaaaaaacctcATACCACATTCTTCTACAATCTTACATAGATAgctatttaaattaaattccatttttcatGGAATCCAAATATTCGTTGTACTTCTTTTCTTGAGCTTGctgtaatttttgcaactttttcctCAAACCCTTGCTGATTTCTTTTCCTTCCTGATCATGAGTTGGTAGAccctgaaaaattcacaaagaaAGAAGGCTATTAAAGGTGAACCCTTGAGGAATTTATTCGTTAACTTTCAATGGAAATTTATTAATGATCACATCACGAATTACAATAATGTTTATCCTCAGATGCAATGCGGAACTTACATGATATTTACTATCAGTCAAAAAAGTATTGAGTAACAAATTCATTTCAACTTTAACATCTCCTTATTAGTATTTAGAGGAGGTTGGTGGGGGATTAACTATTTTTGAAATGCTCTGATGGGCCAAATCTAATAATTTAAGGCTTGTTGAGGAGTTGAgggtttcaagaaaaattaaaatgatttcaACTGATTGTATCTATCTATGATAATTTCGGAGAATGAATTCCCTAGGTTTACTGATCAATCCTCTTCatattaaaaattgagatgagACTTAAATTTACCTTTCTCACAGGATTATTTAGTTCATCATCTGAGGAGACTAATATCAAAATGTGTTACATACATTTCTCTGCTTTCAGAATCGGTTTTATTTTCAACAGTATTTCTCCCTTTTCCCTACTTACCTAGGATATTTGCTGATAATTTGTAGGTGAACCaagaattttattgaaatagaCAGACTGACAACAGATCTttatgaaagagaaaaataatcgaattgcATAATATTTAAAGAAGACGTAGAGTTAGGGAATAGGTTTTGATACATCCACTGAGATGGAAGTACATTAATAACATAATGACAAGATTATTTAACCAGGAGTGGGATGAATTGTGTATACTTACAGTTTCATCAAACTGGGAATACTTGTCAGTCTCACTTTTAAAAAGTTCACTGGGTGGGATTTTTCTTTGCGCATCTTTCAAAGCCTGGGCTGCTGCTAACTTTGCTTGTTTTTCAGCCTTTTCTGCGGCTCGTTTTGCCTCCTCAGCTTTCTTGGCTTCCTTTTCTTGTAATAGTGTTTCTTTATCCACTAGTTTCACAGCAGAGGGTCTCCCTGATAATATAAagggtaaaaattttgaattaaattaatGCAAGCAAAACAAGTTGAACTCAGTAAAACCTCGGTTTATCAGATTTCACTGAACTGACAAATCAATCCGTTAACTCACAGAGTCGATTTGACTAGCTTGAAGTCCTTGAGGGAACCAGAAGATCGAtcaatcatgaaaaaatcatggaatcCTTTAAATCGATCTGATAAATCGAGGTTTTACTGTGTCACTCAGTATCAGGGTTTAAACTCAAATTGTTGGCATTCAATGAGCTATGAACTATagaatataataataaaaaataattattgtcTATAATTATATGACAGTAATAGCGTACAAGTCTTTCCTTACTTTGGAATTTCCATGCTTCCACACTCACATTTGCTACTTCTAAACAATGCTGGCAGTCCATTTACACTTTAATAACTTTCTTGGAAAGAAATTTCTGCAGAAATTTGAGTCCTTGCAAGATGGGATTATGCACTTTTGGAGTGTGACAGAAGATCAGCGGTCTTCACTTTGcagcattgaaagtaaataaaGGAATCAAGATGGCAGATCACCTGCCACACTCTAAACAtgcataaacttatttggcgttgACTATTGATCACATAAAGGCGCGGAAGCAAGGAgatcaaattatttaaattatttctccTCATGTGGAGAGATTCTTTTGTCAATCCTctgacaaaaaacaaaaaaagggtTACTTTTGGACACCGTCATAGGGAGCTACATAGACAAATCAAAGCCCCTCGTTGAGTCCTCATTTGGCATAAAACATTAGCACCCTATAAGTATATTTCTACGGTTTAGCCTCCCCCAGAAAATGCAGATTTATCTGTTGACTTTAGCTGGGGACATGATAAGCTTCAATTGCAAATTAAAGCAGGTCCAACTGATTAGGTTGATCAAACAATAGTGACTGCGAAACCAGAGAGCTTCCAATCAGGGGGCTGTATGTAGGTAGATCTTTTTTGCTGAATGAGAGTTGGTGTAATAATTTacctttttcattattttgcaaCTTCTTTcagaactagaaaaaaaaaatgaatattgcaAAATCCACCAAAaatctaaagaaaaacgccttgAACTGTCCTGCCGTGATAGGGAAGAGAGCAGcgagtgcatgctgggatgaaccttgagacacaaaAAAGcttgtgctaaccatggctcaaacagaaatgcacttactgctctcttcgctatcacggcagtgtctAGAGTCACACAAATGTAGAACCTCAGGATTTGATCCAATACAATTTATAGGTGGATCCCATTCCCAGAGACCTATCCCAGAACTAATTATTAGTCACTGAAAAGAGTGGAACTAGCAAcatcaggtttttttaaaaagaggctATCTATTGAAAGGATGATTCAGTTGTATGGAGGCTAGGTTTGGGGCTTAACCCCTGGCGCAAATTGGGAACTGTGCGTTATGTAGCTAAAACAGTAACTTTAGGCAGTTATAACATACTTTCaagatggagaaatggtgctaggTTCACCTCATTTCaagggggaaaacaaagccaagaaattcaaacaaattttcaattagagtcaacaaatttttttgctctaatgagtaccagtacaagactgagggtTTTCTTTAAGACTTTCTCCACTTATCACATACAGTCCGGAccatttttggtattttttctcaaacataCTTTCACAGATGTATGTAACATATTGACCGGAGTCTTGTAGATACATAAATTGTAAGGTGTACTAAATGATGTAGGTAAAAAAAGGGAATTTAGCAAAATGAACCTGGCTAGAGAAGAGTTCTGAAGACGTGGGTGACTTTGGGGTCCAATAAAACCTTGCGTACTTCTCGTTTTGCCTCACTTTCACATCATTTCCAGCTCCAAACCAATTGCAAATGCATCCCTATCTGATATATGTCAATTTCATTTGGTTGATATGTTACTTTTCTCAAATACTGCAGGTAAGTCTTTTTCCAAAACTCCCAAGGCAAATAGTTCACTACTGCTTGGTAAAATCTAATtagcaattcaattttaaaaaatgcagctGCCAGTGGCAAGAGGTAAAATGAAGTAGCTTCCTGGCTGTTAGTGACCTACCTTCAATATCCTCCAAGCGAACTCCTACATTAGGTAAAATATCGTCTCTGAGTTTATCACACAACTGCAAAATTTCACTGGCTTTTAAGTGTTTTCCAATGGTACGGACATCATCTCGAAACTGAGATAATATCATTAAGTAAGGCATTGCAATTTCCTCAACCtagaaataattaaaagaacTCAATCACTTATGGAGAAAGGCATTAtgacaaaaaagttttttgaatttttaaaatttgttcatCAAGATAATTATTATTTGCATTCCGGCAAAATAATGAACACTACGATTCGATCAAATATGCAGAACGATCATAATTAAATCAAgactcaaaattattttcatctcCTGGGTGACACTTTAACACTGAGGTTCTCATTATACTGTAGCAAGTTTAAAGTATGGGCAAAAGCTGCAGGTAATTGCAGGGAATCGCAGTCTCCATTTCattgaaagagagaaaaacaataGTGGAATATCAATAAACTGACCTTGTCGTCGCGGtgtcataaaaaataattggttaAATCAGAGAAAAAGTATATTGTAATCTTAGGTCAATAACCTGATAACATATTTAAGAAGGTAGAATATGCCCTTGAAAAAACCTTCATTAGTCCCCAAAATGTCCACAAAAACATTTGTTTGGGTGCAAAAACATCCTTCCCCTTCCATAATAAATTAATTATGAACTGCCGTCTCTAAATGCATCTCTTAGGATGGTAACTATGTGTTTGTTAAAGTTTCTGTAGCTTATTTTATGAAGTCAAACTTGTGACAAGTTTTTCCAATGCACATGGGGTGACAttcttggatttcaaaaattcccgacTTTCCCAGCATTCTGGACATACATTTCCtgaattatcgatatttttcaggaTAATTTCGGATGAAAATTCTTGTCTTGAAAAATGTTAAGCACAAAGTCTTTTGAAATTGTAGGGATGGAATTTTTGGGCTGGACGAAACAATTTCCAAGTTCTGCAGCAAAATTCCCAGACTTTTCCAGGTCTTCCatgacttttcaagaaattattacCCTATCAAATTATAATGTCAGTGTGCTCACCATGTCAATCCACGTTGTGTTCATGGTTGTTATAATTCTCGAATGATAGAAATTTATTGATCCTACTTCTTCTTCATGAAAGATAAGACATTAGTAATGAGAGAGTgcgagaaaaatacaaaaaaaataatacttacATTAGATGAATTACAGGTGCTGTTGCTTGCTAATGGAAAACCAATTTGGTTGTCAGAGGTAATGGTTCCAaagattttcatcattttagtAATATACAAAGCTATTTGGTGGAGGAGAGTGACATTTAATTTTGATCCACTGTCGCGGCAATAAATATTACAAGATGTTATGCATTCCCGCAAAGCATCTAAACTACTACGGGTATCAATATTATCTGAAACACCAAGGAAAGACATGGGCTTCAGTAAAGgactggaaaattttgaattgtttgaaCTGAATGATGAGGAGGAAGGAATAAGATCAGTCAGTAAGAATTAGTAAAAAACAATACTGAAAAACTTTCTAGAGGTTTTCAGAAACCACTTTTTGACATTAATACATAAAAGGGGAAATATCTCTTTAACCAATATCATACAACAAGGCACACAGTTTTATCCCTCAGATTTTACTGTGGGAATCTGAAAGTCAGTTTCCATGATGAGGTTTCCAGACAATATTCTGTGGAAACTAGGCTAAGTGCTGCTCTGAGAAACTGAGGAATCAAGAGTTTTGAGTGCCTAACCCAGAAACTTCCTCACTAGACAAAGTTGATGTCACTTGAaccaaaattcataaaattatgaaaatttctcGAAGATTTTTTAAGATTACCTCTGGCATGGTGTTGTAAGAAACATTCAATATTGAAACTTTGGTAAATGGTGTGCCAAGAAGACACAAAATGGTTGAGAAGCGCTGCCCCTCCAACCAATAAGATCATTCACTTACCACATAAAGCTTTGTGAACGTTTTCTTTTGTTTGGAcgaattttttatataaatctAACTCACGCCCTGACCACTTTTCGTAGGAATCCGATAAGCTACTTTCTTTTGAGCTGCGAATTATATCTTTGATACTGAGGAAATATTCCTGAAATGATAAAGAGAATAAAATAAGGCGAATTTTAAAGGCAATTGAACACAGTCCCTGGTGCGTAAACGTAATGAGAAACATAACGTAACGGTAAACACATGAAACATGGTAAACGTATGAGAAATCTcaagaaatcagtgaaattcagAGGGTCAAGGGTCGAAATTTACTGACTTGAACTGATTAGCTGATCGAATTTTCTTGAatgctgaaatattttgaacCTCAGGATTCCCACCAAAATAGGGACTGTAAGCTCAAAAGATCATCATGCTTGTGAAAGTGAGCAAAAAAGCAATTCAtgaggaaaaattacaaaaaaaattaacaaagacTAATTGAAAGATTAAAACTTCCTATTCTTAAAATATACATGCCTCCCTCTTTTTACCCTCTTGGTAATTCAAATGCACACTTTATGGACCTCAGTGCACTGCTTTCCATTATCCAGGATACATAAAATCGATGATGAAGATCTCAAACCACATATCTTGTTTcctgtgtttaaaaatatctgttccaattttgcttttttaaagTAGAACAATTCACCAtgattccctgaaattttttcagaatttgcttcaAGGTAGAGGAAAAATcgtggaagttttcaagaattgttctccatttaaaaaataaagtatgtcaggaggtctgcaacgtcaaAACCCATGATAAATGTGTGCTTTAGGAGTTTCACTATTGATATATATGCGTAGTTATTTGAATAAGAATTAAAAAGTGATGATCCAGACAACAACACTTACATTCACCATTTTTTCATAGCTTACAGCAATCTCCATGGTATTATCACTATAGTCTAGAGTGTCTTTCCAGGCATGCAGTAGAAAAGCAAACCTCAGTTGACGGGCTGAATGTCTCTTCAGCGCATCTTGGATTGTgacaaaatttttcaacgattttgacattttgcaGCCGGCTATTTTTAAGTGACCTGAATGGAGGAAGTAACGCACCCAATGATTGTTGTCATAATACGCCTGGAAAATTATCATAAGAAATCTATTAATTTTAGAGATGATTTCGACTcatatttttaagaattgcaATGGAATTTCAAAAGTGGTGAAGAACAGTGGTTAACGGAcaaaacatgaaataaaaaatgcatcTTAGGGTTAAATTGAAGGAGGGGGTACTCTTTTTGGCCAGTCATACAAATATGAGTACGATACAAACTGCTTAACAACTTTGTTGTAGAATTTGAGAATAACTTACAGGAATTTCTCTTCAGCCACTCAAAACAAAGTCAacattagttttaaaaattaatttaaaaaatgacaaatgggcctgttgcaaacttttgctagagcaaaaataagagttgttactcatagagAGTGTCTCATAAATAAAGATGAATgcatcagcaaagtctgaaatgcacttcttacttcacaatttacataagaaaatttgcgattttttgagcttcctgcttcaaaaacgataccacggcacaggtgaacattttattagaggagtcattccatccaacccctgctcacaaggatactacgcaatattcaacataaaGGATGCCAAtctgccaaaacacatgtgacgggacgatgattctaaccacctgataacaatctgcgtgtttacattcacatttttcttgcgTTAGTActtatccgccttgattgacctcgtgctctcctcaacttacacgcggaagcgtcggccatgttgagcagggatcgagtggaacgactcctctaacgaaatgtacACCAGTACTGTAGTATTCTTTTTGAAGCTGGAAGCTTAAAAatacgcaaatttcttatgcagatagtgaagttaggagtgcatgtCAGAGTTTGACGATGCtctcatcgtgattttggagacattatctgtaaggaacaactcttatttttgttctagcaaaagtttgcaacaggtccattctACGTCCAAGTATAAAAAATAATCCCTTGGTTAATACTTTGACAACAGCTTAATATCAAACTAAAAGTGCTTGTTTTGCTCAAAAAGTGCTTTTATCCCTTGTGTTATGTTAATGAAAAGGTAcaaatttttaactgatttttcttctttttccaaacATGCAGTTTTGCTTCACTTTAAAGTCGGTAAGTTTTGTTACATCTGGAAAAATTTAATCATTATCATTTCCTGTGAAAAgatctcagaaaaaattaaaatttcatttcattgaaGAGAGATCATTGTTAGGATTACACTCAACTTTCCTTTCTCTTctccaaaaatgtttgtttttcattttacattgagAAGATAGGCACAAATTTAGTTTACTTGACAAGTGCTCAACTTAGAGGTCTAGACATATTCAAATTATACTATTAAAGGGACTGAGATGTTTCATATTTGTGGCTACACGGCTCTTCTTGAAAACcttttaaatcaattgaaaatctTTCGTTGAATTCAGTCTCCCCTCCCCTCATCTAGGTTGAGCACTTTTCAAAACAAACAATTCAATAAAGGATAATAATTACGACCAAAAATGTACTTTCATGTTGCATGATGTAATTAGATTGAAATATTTGTTGCCTTGATACCTTGTGAAATgctacaaaaattttgaattacccATTTACCAGGTCAAATTTctgttgaataaaaaatgaagctacaaacaaaaaattaaaagatgaaaAGATTAACGATGAGGTAAATTACCTCTGCTTGAGCGAGTTCATTATCATGGtgaggaaatttcaaatctACACCTCCTGTATGAATATCCATGGAATCCCCCAAAATTGCTGATGCCATAACGGAGCATTCAATGTGCCATCCAGGTCTGCCTTGACCCCATGGTGAGTCCCACCTTGGTTCTCCTGCTTTTGATGCTTTCCACAAAGCAAAATCATTCAACGAGTGCTTATCTTTGGTTTCACAGCTAAGATCACCTAAAAacagtattgaaaaaaaaaaataaataaaaaatagaattttctttttataagcAAAAGGAATTAAGTCCTTTAATGCGTGGCACATATCAATGGCCATAGTGCAAAATCATCCATCTCCTTTAGCGGCTTCCTGTCatagtttacttttttttgggaaaactaggagatgtaatttcttgaaatcttcctttattttccttctttgttaacagaatattctgcatacaTTTCAAGCTATATAGTACACTGGTTTCTCTTTGAAAGAATAATATAGAggtggcaattttgaaacattgcaacggAGATAAAGGGTTTCACATTTTGGTCATCAATATTTAATCCGCaatcatgttttcttttttcctacaGAGCATTTAACAGAGCTCATTCCTcatttatcttcttcttctcttcttccaaCATTCAAATACAGCAAGAAATAGTAAATGCACCCTCTTcaggactgaaaaaaaaaaaagaattggcTCCTTTCAAGATCCACGGGATTGGCTTTCCTAACAAACTCTTATTTTCAGggagtttcaaaaaattcaaaaagtagtGAAATTAAGAGATATTTTAGTACTCTTCAAATGCAAAACATATTTTCTATGGAACCAGGTTGACCAgtggaatttagaaaatttttaacattttcttagGGTCCACAGAGTCTCCTAATTTTTAGGGGTAACTTTGAAATCAGATTTAGTTTGATGCAGAAAACAAgctggaatatttttttttctttcttttttttggagaCTTGACAATTTCTTATTCATTTATAGGTTCAGAGATCTTTGCGAGCAGATAAAAAACTACAAATTTGTCTTCAAAATTGCAAGATTTATGTGCACAAGTGCAGATTGTGATCatgattccaaaattttcttaagATATGAAAGAGCATGATCctgcttgaatttttttttgtgtagtgatgcttgccaattttttaaaaaaaaaaaaaaaaaaaatagttgcaGATTTTATTATTGAGGCAGGAGCAGGGAGGGCACTTCTCGGAAACATTGTTCTAGAACATAAGctgcaaatttaaattttagagaggaaactaacGCAtcatttttctggattttttgtttaaaacatTGTAAAATTAGAGAATATTTAGTAAAAGTATCAACGAAATATATGCATTTGCTTTtcttatattgaaggaaatgttagcaaaaattctgagacaccgcaacttAGAAGTGCCTTTCCTACTCCTTGCACTTAAATCATTCCGTTTTTACTGAGGTCACCCAGAATccgacattttaaaaataagatagAAATGTGATGAGATACCCACCTTCACCCTCCTGTAAAGACTTGACATCACCATAAGCCTCAGGAACTAATTTTGCATAATGATGATTGGATTTAGAGTCGAATGCACCGACATCAAAGTAGACAGAGCCATTAGACTCATAGGCCAATCcattatcaataattttttcaatgtacgCAATGATTTCAGGTACAAATTCACTGACCCGTGTGAGAACATCTGGTCTTAAAACCTGAAGATAaggaaagcaaaaataaaaattaagtaacATTGATTGAATCTATTTAAGATGAGAGAGCAAAATagtgtttaaaatgaaaatgactGGAAGGCAGTCCACAAGTTTTAGACACTTGCACACTGCTAAAACTGAAGAAATTTCATGATGCGTAGGAACTGTCCTAAAAGTAATTCAATAATTACTATTTTGAGAGAACAAACCAAGATAGTGACTTTTGGTTCCAAAAAGCCCTTTAACAACATTATGTATaacaatggactactagacaaggtacaaataaGCAATCTgctacatgcttcttaaccagaatttcacgtaaaacacgattgacacaacgaaaattactgaaaccaactcttatcGAGGATATTAACGCTTTTTtcacacattggttacgaggaatttgaactgctagctcacaagaaactcaaagctctacgtgagtcaaatcgcgcactacaacagtttcagcaagctcctcaatcggGCAATgctcattttccaccatgtgttgttcaaactataagcaatttgctatagctgagccaaagcgtcaagatggaagttgcctgatttttttgtcgcagagactgtcatgataacctgtagtgcgcgatgtgaataacgtagagcattgagttttcatgagcggatggtttcaattcacacattaagaatcattaaatatcttcgtaaggagttgatttcggtaattttcgttgtgcgtatcgtgttctacgtgaaatttttgtcaaggCATATGTATCAGAtggctgaaatttgtaccttgtctagtggtccattatgatgAGACACAAGCTCATTAAGTGAAAACTTTTCTGAGATCCTGCATTTTAAAGATACATAATTTGTTGAGCAACTATTGTTAAGACTTCATGAGATTTTAACcgcaaaaaatgaaggattgTAAGTTAATTTTGTACGACTGGAGACAGTAAATCTAATTAAACAGTGTAGAAACCAagcaaaaaatgtgtcttgCAGAATCAGGATACCATGGAATCTGCTAGAGTTTTTTATGACTTTATTACATGCAGCAGGCTAGTCGGTCagactttttaaaactttgatttcgcttacattttctcagtttcaaagttttaatcgtTAAAAACGCTTGTTTGTAATACGCTGTCGGCCATATTGAGTAATTTTCCAAATgaataggttggcagcggcacttttctggtaattttcgtttttcacatCGTcgccttttgggccctaagagctacataaatcgagtagtccatactctccctacaaaGGTACCATAAGGTATATAAGGCTACTCTATCTCTTCCTGTGATTAGAAATTTCCCAAAGCAAACCAGCCCAcacttcaaattgaaatttcaatttgaaataattttctctgaatGAAGTGCTTTTAAGTaacataaaatacagaattacTAGGCCCATTCGGATCAACCACTAACGAAAAATTACCCAAAATGTGACTTttccttttctgctaaacgtggccCCCATACTTGTATTTTATGTTGGGAGATATTTACATTTAAGGAGTCCATGTCTTGGTGGAATTCAGCCTCCCAGTGCTTCGGTAgttctgaaaaaatagaattttcagTGACTTTGGCACCAAGTTCACCATCTAACCAGTCCGACAAAGGATCTTTCATCTCCTCCAGTAAAACCTAGGACAAATAGTTCAAAATCACAACATCTTCATGAAAATAATATACTTGAGGGTAAAATAAATTCGAATTGGGCACAAGTTTGACAGCAAAATTGATCTGTCCTGAACTTATGGATTGGTGTAAGCTATAGGGACATTGAAGGTTTGAGGTCTTTGCAGATgatttaaacaattttctttcaaaataataaaaacacttttttttcttttaaggacttacagagaaatttcaaACGATAATTCTTTTATGTGTATTTTCCTTATGTCATTGATGTGAAAAGGTTGTGAAAAAAATCGCTGCATTCATTAAACTGTGTATTTTCAAGAacacttttaaattttgcaaagtcTAGTTTTGGgacaaaatgaaaacaaacatCTTTCAGTCATAGGCAGGTTATCCCAAAGACAAAGTCAAGAGGGGGAAGGAGGTAGCATTATTTAATTCGACCAATTTACATCACACTTCGATAGAGAAAAATGCTGTTTCAAAGCAAAGTTTGCCAATTGTCAGTAAATTTAACTACTGAAcagcaattttttcttattaaataAGGTAAGTTGGTAAGGtccgaagagatgttgcggtgt contains:
- the CysRS gene encoding cysteine--tRNA ligase, cytoplasmic isoform X1 — its product is MFGADLESSVIGELSSLNMSKRSQPAWEPPTCSNKPVLKLFNSLTRQKEVFVPQTSNHIKWYSCGPTVYDASHMGHARSYVTFDILRRILADYFGYEISYVMNITDIDDKIIKRARQNYLYQQYLEKNHDLSTTLLHAKNVLADVSAKVKVTQDDDKRAMLDRMVGKITAAVDSLEKVVEANDAENTLKYQKVLLEEMKDPLSDWLDGELGAKVTENSIFSELPKHWEAEFHQDMDSLNVLRPDVLTRVSEFVPEIIAYIEKIIDNGLAYESNGSVYFDVGAFDSKSNHHYAKLVPEAYGDVKSLQEGEGDLSCETKDKHSLNDFALWKASKAGEPRWDSPWGQGRPGWHIECSVMASAILGDSMDIHTGGVDLKFPHHDNELAQAEAYYDNNHWVRYFLHSGHLKIAGCKMSKSLKNFVTIQDALKRHSARQLRFAFLLHAWKDTLDYSDNTMEIAVSYEKMVNEYFLSIKDIIRSSKESSLSDSYEKWSGRELDLYKKFVQTKENVHKALCDNIDTRSSLDALRECITSCNIYCRDSGSKLNVTLLHQIALYITKMMKIFGTITSDNQIGFPLASNSTCNSSNVEEIAMPYLMILSQFRDDVRTIGKHLKASEILQLCDKLRDDILPNVGVRLEDIEGRPSAVKLVDKETLLQEKEAKKAEEAKRAAEKAEKQAKLAAAQALKDAQRKIPPSELFKSETDKYSQFDETGLPTHDQEGKEISKGLRKKLQKLQQAQEKKYNEYLDSMKNGI
- the CysRS gene encoding cysteine--tRNA ligase, cytoplasmic isoform X2; the encoded protein is MSKRSQPAWEPPTCSNKPVLKLFNSLTRQKEVFVPQTSNHIKWYSCGPTVYDASHMGHARSYVTFDILRRILADYFGYEISYVMNITDIDDKIIKRARQNYLYQQYLEKNHDLSTTLLHAKNVLADVSAKVKVTQDDDKRAMLDRMVGKITAAVDSLEKVVEANDAENTLKYQKVLLEEMKDPLSDWLDGELGAKVTENSIFSELPKHWEAEFHQDMDSLNVLRPDVLTRVSEFVPEIIAYIEKIIDNGLAYESNGSVYFDVGAFDSKSNHHYAKLVPEAYGDVKSLQEGEGDLSCETKDKHSLNDFALWKASKAGEPRWDSPWGQGRPGWHIECSVMASAILGDSMDIHTGGVDLKFPHHDNELAQAEAYYDNNHWVRYFLHSGHLKIAGCKMSKSLKNFVTIQDALKRHSARQLRFAFLLHAWKDTLDYSDNTMEIAVSYEKMVNEYFLSIKDIIRSSKESSLSDSYEKWSGRELDLYKKFVQTKENVHKALCDNIDTRSSLDALRECITSCNIYCRDSGSKLNVTLLHQIALYITKMMKIFGTITSDNQIGFPLASNSTCNSSNVEEIAMPYLMILSQFRDDVRTIGKHLKASEILQLCDKLRDDILPNVGVRLEDIEGRPSAVKLVDKETLLQEKEAKKAEEAKRAAEKAEKQAKLAAAQALKDAQRKIPPSELFKSETDKYSQFDETGLPTHDQEGKEISKGLRKKLQKLQQAQEKKYNEYLDSMKNGI